A section of the Anabaena cylindrica PCC 7122 genome encodes:
- a CDS encoding lysophospholipid acyltransferase family protein: protein MNSSSSESSPEVQADGELRSNHQPESETLPLLTDATIKRVREGVAAASDRSIRHTIETTLNQLSAISQEYTEPRVNANIRRWVVRSLIHALFSIHVENIENIPPTPAILAANHLHHIDPLVLLAEIPTQPHYYILGDARTLYNKCWKRFILGFAGGVIPLERIWGEELAVMAAAKAGQEEVKELATAIQENVNPGGDIQTLRRIDRIVAAIFNRGDGLILFPEGRLGTAEGHLHPFKRGTVIYALRAGLPIIPIALIGTHDLFLRKELMIRVGEPLYFPPTTRPKRQEIDAALEALEKAIQALLPTNYQEPTGIKLLRHFLNRMLW, encoded by the coding sequence ATGAATAGTTCTTCGAGCGAATCTTCTCCTGAAGTTCAAGCTGATGGGGAATTGAGATCAAATCATCAGCCAGAATCAGAAACCCTACCGCTTTTGACTGATGCAACTATCAAACGGGTAAGGGAAGGCGTGGCTGCGGCAAGCGATCGCTCTATTCGTCATACTATAGAAACTACTCTCAATCAGTTATCTGCGATTAGTCAGGAATATACGGAACCACGAGTTAATGCTAATATCAGACGTTGGGTAGTGCGATCGCTCATTCATGCTCTTTTTTCTATCCACGTCGAAAACATTGAAAATATCCCGCCCACACCAGCTATCTTAGCTGCTAACCATCTTCACCACATCGACCCATTAGTATTACTCGCAGAAATTCCCACCCAACCCCACTATTACATTCTCGGTGATGCCCGCACTCTCTACAACAAATGCTGGAAACGCTTTATTTTAGGTTTTGCAGGTGGTGTAATTCCCTTAGAGCGAATTTGGGGTGAAGAACTCGCTGTCATGGCTGCGGCGAAAGCTGGACAGGAGGAGGTGAAGGAATTAGCTACAGCTATTCAAGAAAATGTCAATCCCGGTGGAGATATCCAAACGTTACGCCGCATAGATCGGATTGTTGCGGCAATTTTTAATCGTGGAGATGGGTTGATTCTCTTTCCTGAAGGGAGATTGGGAACTGCTGAGGGTCATTTGCATCCTTTCAAACGCGGGACGGTAATTTATGCTTTGCGGGCTGGATTACCAATTATACCAATTGCATTAATTGGTACTCATGATTTGTTTTTGAGAAAAGAGTTAATGATTCGGGTGGGTGAACCTTTATATTTTCCCCCAACTACAAGGCCGAAGCGTCAAGAAATAGATGCAGCTTTGGAAGCGTTGGAAAAGGCGATTCAGGCTTTGTTACCTACAAATTATCAAGAACCAACGGGGATAAAGTTGTTACGGCATTTTCTAAATCGGATGTTGTGGTGA